The following coding sequences lie in one Streptomyces venezuelae genomic window:
- a CDS encoding aspartate aminotransferase family protein — protein MTDLYDRHRAVLPDWLALYYERPIELTHGEGRHVWGADGRKYLDFFGGILTTMTAHALPEVTKAVSEQAGRIIHSSTLYLNRPMVELAERVAALSGIPDARVFFTTSGTEANDAALLLATAHRRSNQILAMRNSYHGRSFTTVGITGNQSWSPTSLSPLQTLYVHGGVRGRGPYAALSDAEFTAACVADLRDMLGQGRGGVAALIAEPVQGVGGFTSPPDGLYAAFKEVLDEHGILWISDEVQTGWGRTGDHFWGWQAHARNGPPDILTFAKGIGNGMSVGGVVARADVMNSLDANSISTFGGSPVTMAAGLANLAYLLEHDLQGNARRVGGLLIERLRAICAQLPVVREVRGRGLMIGIELVEPDTGRPNPQAAAAVLEAAREGGLLIGKGGGHDTSVLRVAPPLSLTVAEAEEGAAILERALRGA, from the coding sequence GTGACCGATCTGTACGACCGCCACCGGGCCGTGCTGCCCGACTGGCTCGCGCTCTACTACGAACGGCCGATCGAGCTCACCCACGGCGAGGGGCGCCACGTCTGGGGCGCCGACGGCAGGAAGTACCTCGACTTCTTCGGCGGCATCCTCACCACCATGACGGCCCACGCCCTGCCCGAGGTCACCAAGGCGGTGAGCGAGCAGGCCGGGCGGATCATCCACTCCTCGACGCTCTACCTCAACCGCCCGATGGTCGAACTCGCCGAGCGCGTCGCGGCGTTGTCCGGCATCCCCGACGCCCGCGTCTTCTTCACCACGTCGGGCACCGAGGCCAACGACGCGGCCCTCCTGCTCGCCACCGCGCACCGCCGCTCCAACCAGATCCTGGCGATGCGCAACAGCTACCACGGCCGGTCCTTCACGACCGTCGGCATCACCGGCAACCAGTCGTGGTCGCCCACCAGCCTCTCGCCGCTCCAGACGCTGTACGTCCACGGCGGCGTCCGCGGCCGCGGCCCCTACGCCGCCCTGAGCGACGCCGAGTTCACCGCCGCCTGCGTCGCCGACCTGCGGGACATGCTCGGGCAGGGCCGCGGGGGAGTGGCCGCGCTCATCGCCGAACCGGTCCAGGGCGTCGGCGGGTTCACCTCGCCGCCCGACGGGCTGTACGCCGCGTTCAAGGAAGTCCTGGACGAGCACGGCATCCTGTGGATCTCCGACGAGGTGCAGACCGGCTGGGGCCGCACGGGCGACCACTTCTGGGGCTGGCAGGCCCACGCGCGGAACGGGCCGCCGGACATCCTCACCTTCGCCAAGGGCATCGGCAACGGCATGTCCGTCGGCGGCGTCGTGGCCCGCGCCGACGTCATGAACTCCCTCGACGCCAACTCCATCTCGACGTTCGGCGGCTCCCCGGTCACCATGGCGGCCGGCCTCGCCAACCTCGCGTACCTCCTGGAACACGACCTCCAGGGCAACGCGCGGCGCGTCGGCGGGCTCCTCATCGAGCGGCTGCGCGCGATCTGCGCCCAACTGCCCGTCGTCCGCGAGGTGCGCGGGCGCGGCCTGATGATCGGCATCGAGCTGGTCGAGCCCGACACGGGCCGGCCGAACCCGCAGGCCGCCGCGGCCGTCCTCGAAGCGGCCCGCGAGGGCGGACTGCTCATCGGCAAGGGCGGCGGGCACGACACCAGCGTGCTGCGCGTCGCCCCGCCGCTCTCGCTGACCGTCGCGGAGGCGGAGGAGGGCGCCGCGATCCTCGAACGGGCCCTGCGCGGCGCCTAG
- the hydA gene encoding dihydropyrimidinase, with protein MRTRTLITGGLVITASDELPVDVLVEDGRVAALATRDSHGWTADHVIDASGKYVIPGGVDAHTHMEMPFGGTLAADTFETGTRAAAWGGTTTIVDFAIQPKGGTLAEGLDTWHEKAAGRCAVDYGFHMIMSDVNESSLKEMDTLVSSGVTSFKLFTAYPGVFFSDDGQILRAMQRAGANGGLVMAHAENGLAIDVLVEQALARGERDPRYHGEVRKALLEAEATHRVIRLSQVAGAPLYVVHVSAREAVAELTRARDDGLPVFGETCPQYLFLSTDNLAEPDFEGAKYVCSTPLRPKEHQAVLWRGLRTNDLQVVSTDHCPFCFKGQKEMGREDFSKIPNGMPGVENRMDLLHQAVVDGHISRRRWIEVACATPARMFGLYPRKGTIAPGADADIVIYDPHAEQVMSARTHHMNVDYSAYEGKRVTGRVETVLSRGVPVIDNRTYTGHAGHGSFLERGICQYV; from the coding sequence ATGAGGACCCGCACTCTGATCACCGGCGGCCTGGTCATCACGGCCTCCGACGAACTGCCCGTCGACGTCCTGGTGGAGGACGGCCGCGTCGCCGCCCTCGCCACCCGCGACAGCCACGGCTGGACGGCCGACCACGTCATCGACGCGTCCGGGAAGTACGTCATCCCGGGCGGCGTCGACGCCCACACCCACATGGAGATGCCGTTCGGCGGCACCCTCGCCGCCGACACCTTCGAGACCGGCACCCGCGCCGCCGCCTGGGGCGGCACGACCACCATCGTCGACTTCGCGATCCAACCCAAGGGCGGCACGCTCGCGGAGGGCCTCGACACGTGGCACGAGAAGGCGGCCGGGCGGTGCGCGGTCGACTACGGCTTCCACATGATCATGTCCGACGTGAACGAGTCCTCGCTCAAGGAGATGGACACCCTCGTCTCCTCCGGCGTCACCTCGTTCAAGCTGTTCACCGCCTATCCGGGCGTCTTCTTCTCCGACGACGGACAGATCCTCCGGGCGATGCAGCGCGCGGGCGCGAACGGCGGCCTCGTCATGGCGCACGCGGAGAACGGCCTCGCCATCGACGTCCTGGTGGAACAGGCGCTGGCGCGCGGCGAACGGGACCCCCGCTACCACGGGGAGGTCCGCAAGGCGCTCCTGGAGGCCGAGGCGACGCACCGGGTCATCCGGCTCAGCCAGGTGGCGGGCGCCCCGCTGTACGTGGTGCACGTGTCGGCGCGGGAAGCCGTCGCCGAGCTGACCCGGGCACGCGACGACGGACTGCCTGTCTTCGGCGAGACGTGCCCGCAGTACCTCTTCCTGTCGACCGACAACCTCGCGGAGCCGGACTTCGAGGGCGCCAAGTACGTCTGCTCGACCCCGCTGCGCCCCAAGGAGCACCAGGCGGTCCTGTGGCGCGGGCTGCGCACGAACGACCTCCAGGTGGTCTCCACGGACCACTGCCCGTTCTGCTTCAAGGGGCAGAAGGAAATGGGCCGCGAGGACTTCTCGAAGATCCCCAACGGCATGCCCGGTGTCGAGAACCGCATGGACCTGCTGCACCAGGCCGTCGTCGACGGGCACATCAGCCGCCGCCGCTGGATCGAGGTGGCCTGCGCGACGCCGGCCAGGATGTTCGGCCTGTACCCGAGGAAGGGCACGATCGCGCCGGGCGCCGACGCCGACATCGTCATCTACGACCCGCACGCCGAGCAGGTCATGTCGGCGCGGACCCACCACATGAACGTGGACTACTCCGCCTACGAGGGCAAGCGGGTGACGGGACGTGTGGAGACCGTGCTGTCCCGGGGCGTCCCGGTGATCGACAACCGCACGTACACCGGGCACGCGGGGCACGGTTCGTTCCTGGAGCGGGGGATCTGCCAGTACGTGTGA
- a CDS encoding nitrilase-related carbon-nitrogen hydrolase yields MANVVRAALVQATWTGDTESMIAKHEEHAREAARQGAKVIGFQEVFNAPYFCQVQEAEHYRWAEPVPDGPTVTRMKELARETGMVIVVPVFEVEQSGFYFNTAAVIDADGSYLGKYRKHHIPQVKGFWEKYYFKPGNLGWPVFDTAVGKVGVYICYDRHFPEGWRQLGLNGAQIVYNPSATSRGLSAYLWQLEQPAAAVANEYFIAAINRVGQEEYGDNDFYGTSYFVDPRGRFVGEPASDKTEELVVRDLDFGVIEEVRQQWAFYRDRRPDAYEGLVQP; encoded by the coding sequence ATGGCCAACGTCGTACGCGCCGCACTGGTCCAGGCGACCTGGACAGGCGACACCGAATCCATGATCGCCAAGCATGAGGAACACGCCCGCGAGGCGGCCCGGCAGGGCGCCAAGGTGATCGGCTTCCAGGAAGTCTTCAACGCCCCCTACTTCTGCCAGGTCCAGGAGGCCGAGCACTACCGCTGGGCCGAGCCCGTGCCGGACGGCCCCACGGTCACCCGCATGAAGGAGCTCGCGCGCGAGACCGGCATGGTGATCGTCGTCCCCGTCTTCGAGGTCGAGCAGTCGGGCTTCTACTTCAACACCGCCGCCGTCATCGACGCCGACGGCAGCTACCTCGGCAAGTACCGCAAGCACCACATCCCCCAGGTCAAGGGGTTCTGGGAGAAGTACTACTTCAAGCCGGGGAACCTGGGCTGGCCCGTCTTCGACACCGCGGTCGGCAAGGTCGGCGTCTACATCTGCTACGACCGTCACTTCCCCGAGGGCTGGCGCCAGCTGGGCCTGAACGGCGCCCAGATCGTCTACAACCCCTCCGCCACGTCCCGCGGCCTCTCCGCCTACCTCTGGCAGCTCGAACAGCCCGCGGCCGCCGTCGCCAACGAGTACTTCATCGCCGCGATCAACCGCGTCGGCCAGGAGGAGTACGGCGACAACGACTTCTACGGAACCTCGTACTTCGTCGACCCGCGCGGCCGGTTCGTCGGCGAACCCGCGAGCGACAAAACCGAGGAACTCGTCGTCAGGGACCTCGACTTCGGCGTCATCGAGGAAGTACGCCAGCAGTGGGCGTTCTACCGCGACCGCCGCCCCGACGCCTACGAAGGGCTGGTGCAGCCGTGA
- a CDS encoding aromatic prenyltransferase, with amino-acid sequence MSEFANLEELYSVIEKTARLVDVTASRDKVWPILNAYEDVVGQSVISFRASTGSSADDLDARFTMLPKGFDPYARALEHGLTPKTDHAVGSLLKEVHANTPITSCGVDFGVAGGFTKTWSFPSAENLIKVSDLVELPSIPAAVAANLDFFKKWGIDEMVSTVGIDYSKRTMNLYFGGGVGDRVPAEVFEEKGVRAILGELGLSEPSEELLRFCERSFVIYVTLSWDSPAINRFTYSVMTPEPLGLPITFAPTFERLIKEAPYDTTGRNYVYGIASTPKGEYHKIASYYQWQKRVENLLRSDS; translated from the coding sequence ATGTCAGAGTTCGCCAATCTCGAAGAGCTGTACTCGGTCATCGAGAAGACGGCTCGGCTGGTGGACGTCACCGCCTCGCGTGACAAGGTCTGGCCCATCCTCAATGCCTACGAGGACGTCGTCGGGCAGTCCGTCATCTCGTTCCGCGCCTCGACCGGCAGCAGCGCCGACGACCTCGACGCCCGCTTCACGATGCTCCCGAAGGGCTTCGACCCGTACGCCCGCGCCCTGGAGCACGGCCTCACCCCGAAGACGGACCACGCCGTCGGCAGCCTCCTGAAGGAGGTCCACGCGAACACCCCCATCACCAGCTGCGGCGTCGACTTCGGCGTCGCCGGGGGCTTCACGAAGACCTGGTCCTTCCCCAGCGCGGAGAACCTCATCAAGGTCTCCGACCTCGTCGAGCTCCCGTCGATCCCGGCCGCCGTCGCCGCCAACCTCGACTTCTTCAAGAAGTGGGGCATCGACGAGATGGTCAGCACCGTCGGCATCGACTACTCGAAGCGCACGATGAACCTGTACTTCGGCGGCGGCGTCGGCGACCGCGTGCCGGCCGAGGTCTTCGAGGAGAAGGGCGTCCGGGCGATCCTCGGCGAGCTCGGTCTCTCCGAGCCGAGCGAGGAGCTCCTGCGGTTCTGCGAGCGCTCGTTCGTCATCTACGTGACCCTGAGCTGGGACTCCCCGGCCATCAACCGGTTCACGTACTCGGTCATGACGCCGGAGCCGCTGGGCCTGCCGATCACCTTCGCCCCGACCTTCGAGCGCCTCATCAAGGAAGCGCCGTACGACACCACGGGCCGCAACTACGTCTACGGCATAGCGTCGACGCCCAAGGGCGAGTACCACAAGATCGCCTCGTACTACCAGTGGCAGAAGCGCGTGGAGAACCTGCTGCGTTCCGACTCCTGA